The DNA sequence TAGTTTGGTGTCGTGAGCATTCTttcgccgaggcgattgaaaatgctcttctgctcggagtccattctttgaggacgtcagCAGAGATCCGAGGACAATAGATAACGTAAAAACATTAATGTAGAAGcacaaatgggtaccttgtaccgtgtgcgtccatgcgccgaggcgactgaagacgctcctttgctcggagtccgttcctcgaggacgtcggcagagagaaatccaagaatgaaataatgtaaagacattaagtaaatgggtacctggtaccaagtgcgtccctgcgccgaggcgactgaagacgctcctctgctcggagtccgttcctcgaggacgttggcagagagaaatccaagaatgaaataatgtaaagacattaagtaaatgggtacctggtaccaagtgcgtccctgcgccgaggcgactgaagacgctcctctgctcggagtctGTTCCTCGAGGACGTTGGCAGAGAGAaattcaagaatgaaataatgtaaagacattaagtaaatgggtacctggtaccaagtgcgtccctgcgccgaggcgactgaagacgctcctctgctcgaagtccgttcctcgaggacgttggcagagagaaatccaagaatgaaataatgtaaagacattaagtaaatgggtacctggtaccaagtgcgtccctgcgccgaggcgactgaagacgctcctctgctcggagtccgttcctcgaggacgtcggcagagagaaatccaagaatgaaataatgtaaagacattaagtaaatgggtacctggtaccaagtgcgtccctgcgccgaggcgactgaagacgctcctctgctcggagtcccttcctctagcgccaactgttgctggaaattggacccgggggccgccgcgaagccggagaaggaggggctccgccgcagggacggTGGGCGACCGCGCGCCGGCTGCTGACGTCCTCCGGAAGGGGTGGAGCTCCGCCTCAGAAGCggtggtcgacggtgcgccggcGGGGTGGTGTCCTCCTGGGGGGCGCAGGTCCTgcaagaaaaccggtggccgggctccccggcgccggccctccgatgcttaagtcagagggggcagatatgtggagagaacgggggagagagtatgtggagaagacagtgTCAATATGTGGATAAGGTGAAGGAGATTGATGTCATCAatggtgtctgtgctgtttacttctatcttctctcctctttttcGGTCCCTCTTTCGGGGTTTTCCGGTCCTTCCGTCCCCCTTCTCTTtctccccaggttcccttttatagtggGATTttgtgttacctgggaggtgacgggAAATTTGTCCCTTTCCgtcataattgggcacgatttggcccattaatggcgtagtggagaacgagaccgaatcagaccggaaccagggagttgtcacggtcgatcggacccgttggagtggttgaaccatcAGCCGTAGTGGGTCTGGGgttcgtggatggtaagtgcatttattactgaatgaaccggcggtcatgaagagccatacgctctgatggttcagtgatccggagatcgtcttgagccgtgttcattaaatgactgagtgcatcggagacttgaggaggtctcgtgcattaatgacatgtcgtgccgaatacccgcgaagatcttatgccttgatggcttggagatggcggcaggttgaacatttggttgaggcgtcggctcggcaggggtgccgagccgagctggtcgcccaatagggcgccctgtggcggggtcggcgccctttgggcgagcaccttctagccgagcgcctctatttggcgctgtctctggtcggcgctttctagttcgagcgcttctctggtcggcgtcctctggtcggctcttctAGCCGAGCAGCTTTACTtggttattttggttgggcgcctcttcttggcgctctctctggtcggcgctccttagtcgagcgccttctcgTCGGTGCCCTTTAGCCGAGCGCCTtttcggtcggcgctctttagtcgagcgcctccgtggcggtatgacttggggtttttcccccaacagtgaCCTTTCAGAATTTTCTCCATTGAAACTCCGCATTGGGGGCTCCTTGCAAGATAAGGTCATATATGGCGTGGATCCTCAACAGCCATGTACTCCTTTTGTTAAGAAAAAATCTGAGATGTTTGGTTTTTCTCAAGGCTGCCTACCCATGCATAGATGGGATGAACTCAATGGTTTCTTCAAAAAAGCCGGGTACTTTGATTATTTAAACTTCCTATAAATGCCTCATGGACTAGTTTTTCCCTTGATCCCACTAGAAAAATTCTGTTAGGATAGTATGCTTTCATAATGAATGCTTTCGTGGTAGGCGTATCCTGCATTTCTCATTGCTCTCTTCATAAATTCTGTCTAATCCGATGCATTCTTGCTTCAGAGCTGTAATCATTTTTGGGCTGAATGCCCTTAATGGAAGGGTTCATTTGCCGGGTGGTTCTTTAGGAGGACCCTGGAACTCCACCAACGCTGCATCTTTTATTCACTACACTGTCAATAAGGGTTACACTATCCATGGTTGGGAGCTTGGTAAGAGTCATGTCCCATTTAGATTCCTcacttcataaagattttgcTCAATAGAGATAGTACTGAAGTTAGAATAAACAATGACAAAAGATTAACAAACAGCTGATCTAATTCAATGGGATGTTAAAaatcttttatatttaatttacaTCGATTTCTGTTAAGATAAGGATGCGTATGAATTTTTGCTTCTAACTAATATCATCCGGATGCACAACCAAAACCGGTTTCAGCCTGGGGAAGAGATGGTGATCTCCAAGCTATGGATCACTGCCGCGTGTCGTCTCCGAGACGAGGGATGAGAAGGAATCTTTTTTGGTCCCTGTATCCGTTTATGCGATATAAGTATTTCAGTTGGATGCTTGCCCACGCTGGGCCCTTTCTTGACCCCTTAGAAAAAGAAATGGGACCCACCCACAAGTTTTACCTATTTTTGACTATTTTTTATATCCACCACTAATGCTAGGAATGAGAGCTTAGTACTGAAGTAGGGTGACATTTCGGCTAAGATCCATGGGCTCATCTCAtaggcaaatatatatatatatatatatagactaaTGGAACAGCAGATTGAGTGGCTTCATATGTGATCaactattttaaaaatattttgcgGATGAAAGAGATCTATCTAGtgcactccaaaatttattattttttaatttttttactgtATAATATATCCATAcaccataatatatatatatatatattattgtaataagTTTAGTAATAGAGGAGGGAGGGACATTTTAGTAATAGGATTAG is a window from the Phoenix dactylifera cultivar Barhee BC4 unplaced genomic scaffold, palm_55x_up_171113_PBpolish2nd_filt_p 000046F, whole genome shotgun sequence genome containing:
- the LOC120104588 gene encoding heparanase-like protein 3 isoform X1; the protein is MGGALLRLLGFCFWAFLWLSSFVAVDAVGASPPAGASKGTAVVDGTTAIAVTDDDFVCATLDWWPPEKCDYGTCSWGLASVLNLNLSNKILLNAVKEFSPLKLRIGGSLQDKVIYGVDPQQPCTPFVKKKSEMFGFSQGCLPMHRWDELNGFFKKAGAVIIFGLNALNGRVHLPGGSLGGPWNSTNAASFIHYTVNKGYTIHGWELGKSHVPFRFLTS
- the LOC120104588 gene encoding heparanase-like protein 3 isoform X2, giving the protein MGQLPLRSLTMTSFALRWIGGRRRSVITGLVAGASHPCSIWCFIFSFLQNLSNKILLNAVKEFSPLKLRIGGSLQDKVIYGVDPQQPCTPFVKKKSEMFGFSQGCLPMHRWDELNGFFKKAGAVIIFGLNALNGRVHLPGGSLGGPWNSTNAASFIHYTVNKGYTIHGWELGKSHVPFRFLTS